From the genome of Ascaphus truei isolate aAscTru1 chromosome 15, aAscTru1.hap1, whole genome shotgun sequence:
TCATAAAATATCCACTACCTCTGCCCTcttctagactaatgcccaacATATTAGACAAATGTGGttgtaaatatttaaaatatatatatatacacatttaaaacAAAGCAAAAAAGAACTTTCAAAATATATTTTACACATAAAATCATTGATTATTACTCTGGATAACTAGGCCATCTCAATGGGGGGCCCAGATATCCACATTGGCGATAAATGGTAACCCCGTAATAAAAACATACatcaacaatattaaaatacattaatccctCAGTGGCTAACACCTAAGGTAATGAAGGCAGTTGGTGGATGTATCGTGATGAATGCCCCTTTTGTGGGTGCTGGAATGTCACCTTAAAGAGAGGGAATCACATTAATTTTTTGGAATCACATTCCATCATTTTGCATAATTTTTGTGTTTGCATTGTCCCCACCACAATTGTATATGtgttaaaatacaataattgtgcatttggttcctgattttgcagaaagttgggtcatcctataactatacagtttactttcatcctgaacttTTTGTGATATGCCAACTTACCACTCCTGCGTTaccttttgtaagacagtttgtgtaacagtgacgTTTTTTTCTCGTCTAGTACAAAGACAAGCTCCAATAATCCACCCAGGCCAACACTtcaaggttgcttttagcagtcaggattacctcctcaaacatcagaagttcaaacacccaaatgagtatatggaaaagatgaggacagaacaatcttgcaacattccaataaatatgacagaaaatgcacctttcaaccagtcaaggcaattaataaacaatgtaactgcttctcattccaaaagatatatattagcaTCTGCCACcggaaaagatcttggagaaagtgagaagagtctgacttggttatcagaccagaacgCACAGAAGAGAATACAGactggggagagaccgcatgtatgtggggaatgtgggaagagattTCATGCGTCATCCAACCTGATCAGacacaagatgacacacacaggagagagaccgcatgtatgtggggaatgtggaaagggatttagtcagttatccggCCTGgaaacacacaagaggacacacacaggggagagaccgcatgtatgtggggaatgtgggaagggatttagtggtttatccaacctgaacacacacaagaggagacacacaggggagagaccgcatgtatgtggggaatgtgggaagggatttagttatTTATCTGACCTGGACATACACAAGAggagacacacaggggagagaccgcatgtatgtggggaatgtgggaagggatttagtcagtcatCCAGCCTGAGAaagcacaagaggacacacacaggggagagaccacatgtatgtggggaatgtgggaagggatttagtggtTTATcacacctgaacacacacaagaggacacacacaggggagagaccgtatgtatgtggggaatgtggaaaggggTTTAATTATTTATCTGTCCTGGACATACACAAGAggagacacacaggggagagaccgcatgtatgtggggaatgtgggaagggatttagtcggtcaTCCAGCCTGAGAAATCActtgaggacacacacaggggagagaccgcatgtatgtggggaatgtgggaagggatttagtggtttatccaacctgaacacacacaagaggacacacacaggggagagaccacatgtatgtggggaatgtgggaagggatttagtaatttatgcaacctgaacacacacaagaggacacacacaggggagagaccgcatgtatgtggggaatgtggaaaagGATTTAGTCAATTATCCGGCCTtgacatacacaagaggacacacacaggggagagaccacatgtatgtggggaatgtgggaagggatttagtggtttatccaacctgaacacacacaagaggagacacacaggggagagaccgcatgtatgtggggaatgtgggaagggatttagttatTTATCTGACCTGGACATACACAAGAggagacacacaggggagagaccgcatgtatgtggggaatgtgggaagggatttagtcagtcatCCAGCCTGAGAaagcacaagaggacacacacaggggagagaccgcatgtatgtggggaatgtgggaagggatttagtgttttatcacacctgaacacacacaagaggacacacacaggggagagaccgtatgtatgtggggaatgtggaaagggatttagtcACTCATCCAGCCTGAGAaatcacaagaggacacacacaggggagagaccacatgtatgtggggaatgtggaaagggatttagtaatttatccaacctgaacacacacaagaggacacacacaggggagagaccacatgtatgggGAATGGGGAAAGGGATTTAGTGATTTAttcagcctgaacacacacaagaggacacacacaggggagagaccgtatgtatgtggggaatgtggaaaggtATTTAGTCACTCATCCAGCCTGAGAaatcacaagaggacacacacagaggagaaaccgcatatatgtggggaatatgggaagggatttagtcagttatcccacctgaacacacacaagaggacacacacaggggagagaccgcatgtatgtggggaatgtgggaagggatccagcctgaggaatgaagaggacacaaacaggggagaaaccgcatgtat
Proteins encoded in this window:
- the LOC142466751 gene encoding uncharacterized protein LOC142466751; this translates as MEKMRTEQSCNIPINMTENAPFNQSRQLINNVTASHSKRYILASATGKDLGESEKSLTWLSDQNAQKRIQTGERPHVCGECGKRFHASSNLIRHKMTHTGERPHVCGECGKGFSQLSGLETHKRTHTGERPHVCGECGKGFSGLSNLNTHKRRHTGERPHVCGECGKGFSYLSDLDIHKRRHTGERPHVCGECGKGFSQSSSLRKHKRTHTGERPHVCGECGKGFSGLSHLNTHKRTHTGERPYVCGECGKGFNYLSVLDIHKRRHTGERPHVCGECGKGFSRSSSLRNHLRTHTGERPHVCGECGKGFSGLSNLNTHKRTHTGERPHVCGECGKGFSNLCNLNTHKRTHTGERPHVCGECGKGFSQLSGLDIHKRTHTGERPHVCGECGKGFSGLSNLNTHKRRHTGERPHVCGECGKGFSYLSDLDIHKRRHTGERPHVCGECGKGFSQSSSLRKHKRTHTGERPHVCGECGKGFSVLSHLNTHKRTHTGERPYVCGECGKGFSHSSSLRNHKRTHTGERPHVCGECGKGFSNLSNLNTHKRTHTGERPHVWGMGKGI